The following proteins come from a genomic window of Balearica regulorum gibbericeps isolate bBalReg1 chromosome 9, bBalReg1.pri, whole genome shotgun sequence:
- the PROCR gene encoding endothelial protein C receptor, whose amino-acid sequence MLRLLMLCGALGCGAERAAPLTFTMLHWTHVSKGSSVFWGNASLDGQLSHLLEGLNVTQVLPLEPPDAWTRRQREVTTYLSYFSQLVQLFTKERPISYTQTLSCHLGCQLFPNGTSHSFYELSLNGTAFLSFHVPNATWERRWPGSDEVAAFAERELMKYSMTTQDLQHFLNTTCVDVLRAQSAATGKQSSRSHATLVLGLILGTFALLGMAVGIFLCTGGSC is encoded by the exons ATGCTCCGGTTGCTGATGCTCTGCGGGGCGCTGGGCTGcggggcagagcgggcag CCCCGCTCACCTTCACCATGCTGCATTGGACCCACGTCTCCAAGGGCAGCTCCGTCTTCTGGGGGAACGCCAGCCTGGACGGGCAGCTCAGCCACCTCCTGGAGGGTCTTAACGTCACCCAGGTGCTGCCGCTGGAGCCCCCGGACGCCTGGACCAGGCGGCAGCGGGAGGTGACCACCTACCTCAGCTACTTCAGCCAGCTGGTGCAGCTCTTCACCAAGGAGAGGCCCATCAGCT acacccagaCCCTGTCCTGCCACCTGGGCTGCCAGCTCTTCCCCAACGGCACGTCCCACAGTTTCTACGAGCTGTCGCTCAACGGGACGGCTTTCCTCAGCTTCCACGTCCCCAACGCCACCTGGGAGCGGCGCTGGCCCGGCAGCGACGAGGTGGCCGCCTTTGCCGAGAGGGAGCTGATGAAGTACTCCATGACCACCCAGGACCTCCAGCATTTCCTCAACACCACCTGCGTTGACGTCCTGCGGGCTCAGAGCGCCGCGACGG gaaaacagagcagCCGGTCGCACGCCACGTTGGtgctgggcctgatcctggGGACCTTCGCCTTGCTGGGCATGGCCGTGGGGATCTTCCTGTGCACGGGAGGGAGCTGCTAG